In one Aulosira sp. FACHB-615 genomic region, the following are encoded:
- a CDS encoding serine/threonine protein kinase, giving the protein MIGKLLDNRYQVIQVLAKGGFGQTYIAQDTRRPGNPICVVKHLKPTSSDPKIFETAKRLFQNEAETLERLGYHDQVPRLLAYFDENQEFFLVQEYIEGHPLTDELISGQRWNENQVLQMLQEVLGILEFVHQQGVIHRDIKPDNIIRRSSDHKLVLVDFGAVKQLSSSMVTVGGQTTATVVIGTPGYMPTEQGQGKPRPNSDIYALGMIAIQAITGVPTSELQEDPDTGEIRWQHLAPVSYRLASILTKMVHYHFKDRYQTATEALQACVTLMSPVLTPAAPPEPSLNHAYSGAKPAASFQPTLALAPANPGVSKPTRRTSSKSDPLPLLIGILLAGSAAALVANVYPNVKNFTANFTGQNATAGNKCLAMVTGNSNIRSEPSSINSDNVLKTIGEDTAFEVTGLRTKRNWIQVKLNSGRLAWAYADVISNNDEWLGCLRDKGIAIKTVDDSTLIAARPLPKPKAVKTTTPPETANTEGEKSEPAKANENSDQVVEQAKKKYESGDLVGAIALLKSIPANASASIQETGKIISQWQQDWSKADALFNDINKAIDDGNWDKVLDYKNHPEKLPDTEYWRNKIEPLFQQAADNIGKQAFPPQEKQDHQKTPKTEKQ; this is encoded by the coding sequence ATGATCGGTAAGCTACTGGATAATCGTTACCAAGTAATTCAAGTGCTGGCTAAGGGAGGGTTTGGTCAAACCTACATCGCCCAAGATACAAGACGGCCAGGAAACCCTATCTGCGTTGTCAAGCACCTCAAGCCTACCAGTTCTGACCCCAAAATTTTTGAAACTGCCAAACGCCTGTTCCAAAACGAAGCGGAAACTTTGGAACGTTTGGGATATCATGACCAAGTTCCCCGGCTGCTGGCTTACTTTGACGAAAATCAAGAATTCTTTTTAGTTCAAGAATATATCGAAGGACATCCCTTAACTGATGAACTCATTTCTGGTCAACGCTGGAATGAAAATCAAGTTTTGCAAATGTTACAGGAAGTTTTAGGGATTTTAGAGTTTGTCCATCAGCAAGGTGTGATTCACCGCGATATCAAACCAGATAATATTATTCGCCGTTCTTCAGATCATAAATTAGTTTTAGTAGATTTTGGCGCAGTTAAACAGTTAAGTTCCTCAATGGTGACGGTGGGTGGACAAACTACGGCCACTGTCGTTATTGGGACTCCTGGCTATATGCCCACTGAACAAGGACAAGGTAAACCCCGCCCCAATAGTGATATCTATGCTTTAGGGATGATTGCCATTCAAGCAATTACAGGTGTACCAACTTCTGAGTTACAAGAAGACCCAGATACAGGCGAGATTCGCTGGCAACATTTGGCCCCTGTTAGCTATCGTTTGGCATCTATCTTAACAAAGATGGTGCATTATCACTTTAAAGACCGTTACCAAACAGCCACCGAAGCACTGCAAGCTTGTGTGACTCTGATGAGTCCTGTGTTAACACCAGCTGCACCACCAGAACCGTCGCTAAATCATGCTTACTCTGGGGCGAAACCTGCTGCGTCTTTTCAACCAACTCTCGCACTCGCGCCAGCAAATCCTGGTGTTAGCAAACCTACCCGCAGAACTTCTAGTAAATCTGATCCCCTACCATTATTAATTGGGATACTTTTAGCTGGTAGTGCGGCGGCTTTGGTGGCGAATGTCTATCCGAATGTGAAGAATTTTACCGCTAATTTTACAGGTCAAAATGCCACTGCGGGGAATAAGTGCTTGGCAATGGTGACAGGTAATTCTAATATTCGTTCGGAACCGAGTTCGATTAATTCTGATAATGTTCTCAAAACCATTGGTGAGGACACAGCTTTTGAGGTGACTGGACTGCGGACAAAACGCAATTGGATACAAGTGAAATTAAACTCTGGGCGTTTGGCTTGGGCTTATGCAGATGTGATCTCGAACAATGATGAATGGCTGGGTTGTTTGCGGGATAAAGGTATTGCAATTAAGACTGTTGATGATAGCACGCTAATTGCTGCTAGACCTCTTCCCAAACCAAAGGCGGTTAAAACAACGACTCCACCAGAGACAGCAAATACTGAGGGGGAAAAATCAGAACCAGCAAAAGCTAATGAAAATAGCGACCAGGTTGTGGAACAAGCGAAGAAAAAATATGAGTCAGGAGATTTAGTTGGTGCGATCGCATTATTAAAGTCAATTCCTGCCAATGCTTCTGCTAGTATTCAAGAAACAGGTAAAATCATTAGCCAATGGCAGCAAGATTGGTCTAAGGCTGATGCTCTATTTAATGACATCAACAAAGCAATTGACGATGGTAATTGGGACAAGGTTTTAGATTACAAAAATCATCCCGAAAAGTTACCCGATACCGAATACTGGCGTAATAAAATCGAACCTTTATTTCAACAAGCAGCCGACAATATCGGTAAACAAGCTTTTCCGCCCCAAGAAAAGCAAGATCATCAAAAAACTCCCAAAACAGAGAAACAATAG
- the rbfA gene encoding 30S ribosome-binding factor RbfA yields MATNRRISRVAELIKREVSQMLLNGIKDDRVGTGMVSVTDVDVSGDLQHAKIYVSIYGTEEAKAETMAGLKSATGYVRSELGARVRLRRTPEVIFIEDRSIERGTKVLSLLNKLQYERSLDPDDTEEDIGAEED; encoded by the coding sequence ATGGCTACAAATCGCCGCATTTCTCGTGTTGCTGAATTAATCAAACGGGAAGTTAGCCAAATGTTACTCAACGGCATTAAAGACGACCGTGTGGGTACAGGTATGGTCAGTGTAACTGATGTAGACGTTTCTGGCGATTTGCAGCACGCCAAAATCTACGTCAGTATTTATGGTACGGAAGAAGCCAAAGCCGAGACAATGGCAGGTTTAAAGTCAGCCACTGGTTATGTACGTAGTGAACTTGGCGCTAGAGTCAGGCTACGTCGCACCCCAGAGGTAATTTTTATCGAAGACCGTTCTATTGAACGTGGTACTAAGGTATTATCGCTGTTGAATAAACTCCAGTATGAGCGATCGCTAGACCCTGACGACACTGAAGAAGACATTGGCGCAGAAGAAGATTAA
- a CDS encoding DUF751 family protein gives MFDGFWDNVLRYPRYLITILVGLLVNTFEPLLPLLKRPVTLVAVVGLLLGGLAFLTLTLRAMLGLSAV, from the coding sequence ATGTTTGACGGATTTTGGGATAACGTTCTTCGCTACCCCCGCTACTTAATTACAATCCTCGTTGGGCTTCTGGTGAACACATTCGAGCCATTATTGCCCTTGTTAAAACGTCCAGTCACCTTAGTTGCTGTTGTCGGCTTATTACTGGGCGGTCTGGCTTTCTTGACACTCACCCTCCGCGCTATGCTGGGTTTGAGTGCGGTTTAG
- a CDS encoding DNA adenine methylase → MVIQMLPEICPRPFLKWAGGKSRLIQQYINYFPKFYQTYYEPFLGGGAVFFHLQPTTAILTDINAELITTYRCVRDQVEDLISLLQAHKAKHSRDYYYSVRSHTSNNDLETAARLIYLNKTCYNGLYRVNSQGKFNVPLGSYKNPSICQEDLLRAASQALKSSEIRQADFINVLNYANSSDDFVFCDPPYHPISNTSYFTGYNGNSFGEQDQIRLRNVCAELANRGVKVMVCNSDCEFIRKIYTEISFNIYDISASRSINSNTKKRGIISELLITSY, encoded by the coding sequence ATGGTTATTCAAATGCTTCCAGAAATTTGCCCACGTCCTTTTTTAAAATGGGCAGGGGGTAAAAGTCGGTTAATTCAACAATATATTAATTATTTTCCGAAGTTTTATCAGACTTACTATGAACCCTTTTTAGGTGGTGGTGCGGTTTTTTTTCATTTACAACCAACCACAGCAATCTTAACAGATATTAACGCTGAACTCATTACTACTTATCGCTGCGTCCGGGATCAAGTAGAAGATTTAATTAGCTTATTACAAGCACATAAAGCTAAACATAGTCGAGATTATTATTACAGTGTCCGCTCCCATACAAGTAATAATGATTTAGAAACAGCAGCACGATTAATTTATCTCAATAAAACTTGTTATAACGGTTTATATCGGGTTAATTCTCAAGGTAAATTTAATGTGCCTTTAGGTAGCTATAAAAATCCGAGTATTTGTCAGGAGGATTTACTCAGAGCCGCATCTCAAGCTCTGAAATCATCGGAAATCAGGCAAGCAGATTTTATTAATGTGTTGAATTATGCTAATAGTAGCGATGATTTTGTATTTTGTGATCCGCCTTATCATCCTATTAGCAATACTAGTTATTTTACTGGTTATAATGGCAATTCTTTTGGCGAACAAGACCAAATTCGGTTGCGAAATGTTTGTGCTGAATTAGCAAATCGGGGTGTTAAGGTGATGGTTTGTAATTCCGATTGCGAATTTATCAGAAAAATCTACACAGAAATTAGTTTTAATATTTATGATATCTCTGCATCTCGCTCGATTAATTCTAATACTAAAAAACGAGGAATTATCAGCGAATTATTAATTACTTCTTATTAA
- a CDS encoding PD-(D/E)XK nuclease superfamily protein — MTMTQGKRANQAGRILESNVDAILTGHNYFQIGNHVTKEYLLTAHLLPKRYAKQVYIGAGLYNTLLKVDFFVVGLPITPTGLIIECKWQESGGSVDEKFPYLSMNIQEYYPAPTIVVIGGEGMREGAIQWLRQQVNLNHNLLGVYSLDRFIAWANKNF; from the coding sequence ATGACTATGACTCAAGGCAAACGGGCAAATCAGGCAGGGCGCATTTTAGAAAGTAATGTAGACGCAATATTAACCGGACATAATTATTTCCAAATCGGCAATCATGTCACCAAAGAATATCTTTTAACTGCTCATTTATTACCGAAACGCTACGCTAAACAAGTTTATATCGGCGCAGGTCTTTATAATACTTTGTTAAAAGTAGATTTTTTTGTTGTTGGCTTACCCATCACACCCACTGGATTAATTATTGAATGTAAATGGCAAGAAAGTGGCGGTTCTGTAGATGAAAAGTTTCCGTATTTGAGTATGAACATTCAAGAATATTATCCAGCCCCAACAATTGTGGTGATTGGTGGTGAAGGTATGCGCGAAGGTGCAATTCAATGGCTCAGACAGCAAGTGAACCTAAATCATAACTTACTCGGAGTTTACAGTTTAGATAGGTTTATTGCTTGGGCTAACAAAAATTTTTAA
- a CDS encoding HetZ-related protein: protein MKANLVNLPTSTPNFVVSNVAIEEFSEADTLIQLLCQEIQAQVKASSGCVKAVAQRIAKEVRRICDKSSRIQTSGQVQSWQLTLAKHRLHKCLHYYQLGSRRGRVELHSSLGAMVYRHVMPSGSEYGFDARYNLIEDFLQAFYIEAIKAFRRENELAEDYQPRTQLQLAEYMAFTEQYAKRRINLPGGNNQQLIILRAQGFARRQPQETPVDIEMAVESAKGEDAESYQRNPAVQQIRSKMIAQGHGDLSEESERDRVISELVKYLESQGQSDCIDYLSLKLQDLSAPEIDQILGLTSRQRDYLQQRFKYHVEKFAKQHQWQLVHQWLGAGLEQKLGLSSQQWETFIQVLSPQQQQILQLKAARHSDQAIAKALKCTPKQLQKRWTHLLEIAWSIRNGNSEVQTG, encoded by the coding sequence ATGAAAGCTAACCTTGTAAATCTACCAACCTCCACACCCAATTTTGTTGTTAGCAATGTTGCTATTGAAGAATTCTCAGAGGCAGATACTTTAATACAATTGCTGTGTCAGGAAATACAGGCGCAAGTCAAGGCAAGTTCTGGATGTGTAAAAGCTGTAGCGCAACGCATAGCCAAAGAAGTCAGAAGAATTTGTGATAAAAGTTCCCGTATCCAAACATCTGGACAAGTTCAATCTTGGCAGCTAACTTTAGCAAAACACCGTCTGCACAAGTGTCTGCACTACTACCAACTTGGTTCTCGGCGGGGACGGGTAGAGTTACACAGTAGTTTAGGTGCGATGGTTTACCGTCATGTTATGCCATCAGGTTCAGAATACGGTTTTGATGCACGTTACAATTTAATAGAAGATTTCCTCCAAGCTTTTTATATTGAGGCGATTAAAGCTTTCCGCCGGGAAAACGAATTGGCTGAAGATTATCAACCACGCACTCAGCTGCAATTAGCGGAATATATGGCATTTACAGAACAGTATGCCAAACGCCGGATTAATTTACCTGGTGGCAATAATCAACAGTTAATTATCTTACGCGCTCAAGGTTTTGCCCGTCGTCAACCCCAAGAAACTCCTGTAGATATTGAAATGGCAGTGGAGTCAGCGAAGGGTGAAGATGCTGAATCTTACCAACGTAATCCAGCAGTGCAGCAAATCCGCTCTAAAATGATTGCTCAAGGTCATGGTGATTTGTCGGAAGAATCAGAACGCGATCGCGTCATCTCAGAATTAGTAAAATATTTAGAATCTCAAGGTCAATCTGACTGTATCGATTACCTCAGCTTGAAGCTGCAAGACCTGTCTGCGCCCGAAATTGACCAAATTCTCGGTTTAACTAGCCGCCAGCGTGATTATCTGCAACAACGCTTTAAATATCATGTTGAAAAGTTCGCCAAGCAGCACCAATGGCAATTGGTTCATCAATGGTTAGGTGCAGGTTTAGAACAAAAATTAGGCTTGTCTTCCCAACAGTGGGAAACTTTTATTCAAGTACTTTCCCCCCAACAGCAACAAATTTTGCAATTAAAAGCAGCCAGACATAGTGATCAAGCGATCGCTAAAGCCTTAAAATGTACTCCCAAACAATTGCAAAAACGTTGGACTCATCTCCTAGAAATTGCTTGGTCTATCCGTAACGGTAATAGCGAAGTTCAAACTGGTTGA
- a CDS encoding L-threonylcarbamoyladenylate synthase, whose amino-acid sequence MAKIFTVHPDNPQSRRIEEIKSALSNGAVMLYPTDTVYAIGCDLNAKSAVERVRKIKQLANDKPLTFLCPSLSNVATYAFVSDTAYRLMKRLIPGPYTFLLPATKLVPRLVQNPKRKTTGIRVPNHTVCLALLEALENPIISTSAHLPSHEADNGKFSSEGEPQLSRVELFDYLDNLVDVIVDTGEEPTYQVSTILDLTGDEPMITRRGLGWEAVAAWV is encoded by the coding sequence ATGGCAAAAATTTTCACAGTGCATCCGGATAATCCCCAAAGCCGCCGAATAGAAGAGATAAAGTCTGCGCTCTCAAATGGGGCGGTCATGCTTTACCCTACTGATACGGTCTATGCGATCGGTTGTGATTTAAATGCCAAGTCGGCGGTGGAAAGAGTGAGGAAAATCAAGCAGTTAGCGAATGATAAACCATTAACATTTTTGTGTCCTTCATTGTCAAATGTAGCGACTTATGCGTTTGTCAGCGATACAGCTTATAGATTGATGAAGCGGCTGATTCCCGGCCCTTACACATTTCTGCTCCCCGCCACTAAGTTAGTACCGCGACTGGTACAAAATCCTAAGCGGAAAACAACTGGGATTCGCGTACCGAATCATACTGTATGTCTGGCTTTGCTAGAAGCGTTAGAAAACCCGATTATTTCCACTTCGGCACATTTGCCAAGTCATGAGGCGGATAATGGGAAATTTAGCTCAGAAGGTGAACCGCAGCTATCACGGGTAGAGTTATTTGATTATCTGGATAACTTAGTGGATGTAATTGTAGACACGGGTGAAGAACCAACATATCAAGTATCGACAATTTTGGACTTGACAGGAGACGAACCAATGATTACGAGACGGGGGTTAGGTTGGGAAGCAGTAGCAGCTTGGGTTTAA
- the larC gene encoding nickel pincer cofactor biosynthesis protein LarC — MSKIAYLQCPTGISGDMCLGALVSLGVPVEYLVTKLNDLGIAQEYHLRAELVQKNGQQATKVHVDLVEDDHDHHHHEHHHHHGRHLPEIELMIRQAKLPTRAEAWSLAVFQQLAVAEGAVHGVAPEKVHFHEVGAVDAIVDIVGTCLGLDWLGIDSDRSGFPLLYCAALPTGGGTVRAAHGQMAVPVPAVLKLWEMRSCPVYSNGIEKELVTPTGAAIATTLVREFGNPPSMTLKQVGLGAGTINLPIPNILRLWLGESTSLQADVRNFQEISPILEPISVLETQIDDLSPQAIGYVFEALFAAGAVDVFTQPIGMKKSRPGILLTVICHQDNLTQCEAVLFRETSTLGIRRTTQQRAILQREIQQIETKYGKVRVKVAWQGTSPDKSITNVQPEYEDCAELARQHNLPWREVHRVALQHWYS, encoded by the coding sequence ATGAGTAAAATAGCTTATCTTCAATGTCCAACGGGAATTTCTGGTGATATGTGCCTGGGAGCCTTAGTCAGTCTGGGTGTTCCTGTAGAGTATTTGGTGACAAAATTAAATGATTTAGGAATTGCTCAGGAGTACCATTTACGGGCGGAACTTGTCCAAAAAAATGGTCAACAGGCAACGAAGGTTCATGTGGATTTAGTCGAGGATGATCATGATCATCATCACCACGAACATCATCACCATCATGGCCGCCATCTGCCAGAAATTGAGCTTATGATTCGTCAGGCAAAGCTACCAACACGGGCGGAAGCTTGGAGTTTAGCAGTATTCCAACAATTAGCAGTAGCAGAGGGGGCAGTGCATGGAGTTGCGCCAGAAAAAGTCCACTTCCATGAAGTCGGTGCCGTGGATGCAATTGTAGATATTGTTGGCACTTGTTTGGGTTTAGATTGGTTGGGCATTGATAGCGATCGCTCAGGATTCCCCTTACTTTACTGTGCGGCATTGCCAACAGGTGGAGGTACGGTGCGGGCTGCACATGGTCAAATGGCGGTACCAGTGCCAGCAGTGTTGAAATTATGGGAAATGAGAAGTTGCCCGGTTTACAGTAACGGCATTGAAAAGGAACTGGTAACACCAACAGGAGCTGCGATCGCTACCACATTAGTCAGAGAATTTGGTAATCCGCCATCGATGACACTCAAACAAGTGGGATTGGGAGCGGGAACTATCAATCTTCCTATTCCCAATATACTACGCCTGTGGCTGGGTGAAAGCACCAGCCTTCAGGCAGATGTCCGCAATTTTCAAGAAATCAGCCCGATTTTAGAACCCATCTCCGTACTCGAAACTCAAATTGATGACTTAAGTCCCCAAGCAATTGGCTATGTGTTTGAAGCCTTATTTGCCGCAGGTGCAGTGGATGTCTTCACCCAACCCATAGGTATGAAAAAATCCCGTCCTGGTATCTTATTAACAGTTATCTGTCATCAAGATAATTTAACCCAATGTGAAGCAGTTTTATTCCGTGAAACCAGCACTTTAGGTATTCGCCGCACCACCCAACAACGCGCCATCCTCCAACGGGAAATTCAACAAATAGAAACAAAATATGGCAAAGTACGTGTCAAAGTCGCATGGCAAGGAACATCGCCAGATAAATCAATCACCAATGTACAGCCAGAATATGAAGACTGCGCCGAATTAGCCAGACAACACAATCTGCCTTGGCGAGAAGTTCACAGAGTTGCCCTGCAACATTGGTATTCGTAA
- a CDS encoding DUF6658 family protein, with translation MKNLTALWKNLRLRQVITVFLAGMILIVSTACSSGDVTGVNPQNPAVQAGGANNPYKNGGDKYTRNLSNNAYLPSSLLIATNPESEILYPGAETPQGRVEKEKELPIITKKNFQKPEPGNLIQNEPDLGSRVQERLETVKEQFQDASSFVKEKADEASARPELQKNPAVGR, from the coding sequence ATGAAAAATTTAACGGCGTTATGGAAAAACCTCAGACTACGCCAAGTTATAACAGTATTTTTGGCAGGTATGATTTTGATAGTTAGCACTGCTTGTAGTAGTGGAGATGTTACAGGTGTAAATCCTCAAAATCCTGCTGTACAAGCTGGTGGTGCAAACAATCCTTATAAAAATGGTGGAGATAAATATACTAGAAATTTAAGCAATAACGCTTATTTACCTTCTAGTTTATTAATTGCGACAAATCCAGAATCAGAAATCCTCTACCCTGGTGCAGAAACTCCGCAAGGCAGAGTTGAAAAAGAAAAAGAATTACCAATAATTACCAAGAAAAACTTTCAAAAACCTGAACCTGGAAATTTAATTCAAAATGAACCAGATTTAGGAAGTCGTGTGCAAGAACGGCTGGAAACTGTAAAAGAACAATTTCAAGATGCCAGCAGCTTTGTTAAAGAAAAAGCTGATGAAGCAAGTGCTAGACCAGAATTACAAAAAAATCCGGCAGTCGGCAGATAG
- a CDS encoding lysylphosphatidylglycerol synthase domain-containing protein, whose protein sequence is MKQFLRWLILGGTLFFVAKALKDNWVGVTTIRIDAAGWAILAIATGVTLLAHTWAGWIWTWVLRDLNQPVPSIPFIQAYLKTNIAKYLPGNVWHYYGRIMAAKNANVSGGVATISVLLEPLLMAAAALIIVVLFGSQLAVTQTNLALKILQFVILVVILCGIHPWFLNPVIRFLYRLKNKKSPNRNQPQVTINLERYPFRPLLGEVGFLGLRSLGFILTMLAIYPINLSQFPLLFGGFSIAWLLGLVVPGAPGGIGVFEATAIALLQNRFPSAVVISAIALYRLISILAETSGAALAWLDERLVKTNN, encoded by the coding sequence ATGAAGCAATTTTTACGCTGGTTGATTTTGGGTGGGACACTATTTTTTGTTGCCAAAGCCTTAAAGGATAATTGGGTAGGAGTAACAACTATCAGAATTGATGCAGCAGGATGGGCAATTTTAGCGATCGCCACTGGGGTAACTTTATTAGCACATACGTGGGCTGGCTGGATTTGGACTTGGGTTTTGCGCGATTTAAATCAACCCGTACCATCGATTCCATTTATTCAAGCCTATTTAAAAACTAATATCGCCAAATATCTTCCGGGTAATGTTTGGCATTATTATGGGCGGATTATGGCTGCGAAAAATGCCAATGTTTCTGGAGGGGTAGCAACCATTAGTGTCTTATTAGAACCATTACTTATGGCCGCAGCCGCTTTAATAATTGTGGTTTTATTTGGCAGTCAGTTGGCTGTGACTCAAACTAATTTAGCTCTCAAAATATTACAATTTGTGATTTTAGTTGTGATACTTTGTGGCATACATCCTTGGTTTTTAAACCCAGTAATTCGCTTTTTATACAGATTAAAAAATAAAAAATCACCTAATAGAAATCAGCCACAAGTAACTATCAATCTTGAACGTTATCCCTTTCGCCCTTTGTTAGGAGAAGTTGGATTTTTAGGACTGCGTAGTTTAGGGTTTATTTTGACTATGTTGGCAATTTACCCCATAAATCTTAGCCAATTTCCTTTATTATTCGGGGGTTTTAGTATTGCTTGGCTGCTAGGGCTAGTAGTTCCCGGTGCGCCAGGGGGGATAGGTGTATTTGAAGCTACAGCGATCGCACTTTTGCAGAATCGTTTTCCCTCGGCGGTCGTGATTAGTGCGATCGCTTTATATCGTCTCATCAGCATCTTAGCGGAGACATCCGGTGCGGCTTTAGCTTGGCTAGACGAACGTTTAGTCAAAACCAATAACTAA
- a CDS encoding DUF167 domain-containing protein, translating to MQKRVKVKPNSKQQKVEEQADGSLTVYLKSPPIDGKANEELIKVLADKFDVPKSYVSIKSGFSSRQKLIEIQTEI from the coding sequence ATGCAAAAAAGAGTAAAAGTCAAACCTAATTCTAAACAACAAAAAGTCGAAGAACAAGCAGATGGAAGTTTAACTGTATATTTAAAATCGCCGCCGATTGATGGGAAGGCGAATGAAGAATTAATTAAGGTTTTAGCTGATAAATTTGATGTGCCGAAGTCTTATGTCAGTATTAAATCAGGTTTCTCTTCTCGACAAAAACTGATTGAAATTCAAACTGAGATTTAA
- a CDS encoding DUF2231 domain-containing protein, with amino-acid sequence METSDTTSASSPFPNIPPMIESDDREYRDTGVPSTVAIAGHPLHPLSVIFPIAFLAAALGSDFGYWLTRDYFWARASLWLIGLGLVGGLIAAAIGLSDFLKIERVRKRTAGWAHLILNVSILVLTLLNFILRWGDAEARILPWGLLISLVVGTLTSVSGWFGAELSYRHKIGVVGAGSKRYP; translated from the coding sequence ATGGAAACTTCAGACACAACATCGGCTTCTAGTCCTTTTCCCAATATTCCACCGATGATTGAGAGTGATGATCGAGAGTATCGTGATACTGGCGTACCTAGCACAGTTGCGATCGCCGGACATCCTTTACACCCTTTAAGCGTAATTTTCCCGATAGCCTTTTTAGCAGCAGCTTTAGGAAGCGATTTTGGCTATTGGTTAACTCGTGATTATTTCTGGGCGCGGGCTTCTTTGTGGTTGATTGGACTCGGATTGGTTGGAGGTTTAATTGCAGCTGCGATCGGGTTAAGCGACTTTTTGAAAATTGAGCGAGTCCGTAAACGCACGGCTGGTTGGGCGCACCTGATATTGAATGTTTCTATCCTTGTTTTAACGCTGTTGAACTTTATTTTGCGTTGGGGTGACGCAGAAGCCCGGATTTTACCTTGGGGATTATTAATATCTCTGGTGGTGGGAACTCTGACTAGTGTTTCTGGGTGGTTTGGTGCAGAACTTTCCTATCGTCATAAAATTGGTGTAGTAGGGGCTGGTAGTAAAAGATATCCATAA